TGCTGTCGGCTGCCAGCCTGGTGATCTCGGGACTCGCCCTGTCACTCCTGGGGCCGACACCGGTCGTCGGTCAGGCGTACGGACCTTACGTCGTCGACGTGGCCGGCTCCCTCCAGGCGGTCGCCACCGTCACCCTCAACAGCCAGCAAGCGGACAGGACCGGGCTGTTTCCCTTCGGCACCGTGCCGTCCGGAAAGCGCCTGGTCATCCAGCATGTGTCGGCCGAAGCCCGCATGCCGACGGGTCAGCGGCTCCGGGTGACGCTCAACACCCGGCTCAGCGGGGAGCCGAGCGCGAGGAACCACTTTCTCATGATGGCGTTCCAGGCCGTGCTGGGAGGCCTGGACGTTCTGACCGCCAGCCAGCCGATCATCGCCTATGCCGACTCCAACGAGCAGATCGGCGTCAACGTCCAGCGAACCGCAAGTACCGGGACGGCCACCGTCAAGGTCACGATCACCGGGCAGCTCGCGGACAGGCCGTAGCGCGCCCGCGCCCGGCACTCGCGGCCTGCGGCGCGCGGCGACACCTGCACGGTCGGCATCGCGAAGTCCAGCGGCCGGGGCTACCGGGCGGAGTCCTACTCGAAAGGCTGGCCGTACCGTTCGCGGTGGGCAACGGCTCGCAGCGGTTTGCGCTGCTTCTTGCCTCGTCCGGTGGCTCCAACCGGGTAGCCGAACGGAACGATCGCCACGACATCCAGCTCGGCCGGGATGCTGAGGAGAGCCTTGACCCCCTCCAGCCCACCGAAGCCGACCCAGTTGGAGCCTACCCCGTCGGCCCACGCCGTCAGCAGCATCGACTGGATCGCGCGGCTCGCATCGGAGACGGAGAACCGGGTCCTGTCGACCGCCACCACGATCGCCAGCGACGCCTGAGCGACGTACGGCCCGGTTTGTGCCAGGCCCCCGAGCCGGCGCAGCGTCTCCCGGTCCTGGACCGCGATGAAGTGCCAGGGCTGCATGTTCATGGCACTCCCCGTCAGGCGCCCGGCCTCGACGATCCGACGGAGCGTCGCCTCCGGCACGGGCTTCTCCTGGTAGCCTCGCACGGCCAGGATCGTGCGGACGGCCTCGAAGACTTCCATATCCTTGGTTTCCTTTATGGAGGGCAGGTGCCCGAGGATGTCCAACCGGGGCGTCAAGGGCGGTGGAACTCTCGGTTCGCGAGCCAGGCGCGCTTGAGCGTGTCGCCCCGGAGCCCCGAGCGCAAGGCCTCGAGAGCCAGGATGTCCTCGGGCGGGATGTTCCCGAGATTCACGTTGGGCCCGAAGCGGAGGACGAGGTAGCGCTGCTGGGGCCCGAGCGGCGCCTCCCAGAGGATGCGGCCCGGGTCCTTGACACCCCCGAGAAAGGCGTCGATCTCGGCCTCCTTGGGGAGACCCGAGGCGTCGTAGATCCCGACGCCCTTGCCGGCCTCGCGGGCCTCCATGATGACCATGAAGGCCCCGCAATCGAGGTCCGCGTTCACCTGCTCGGCGAGGACGGCCATCGGCTGGGCGTCGTTCGGGTCCTTCTTGCCGACCTCGGACAGGACCCGAAGGCCCGCCTTCACCGCCTTCCCGATCGCCTCGGCCCGCGTCCGCGGATCCATCTCGATGGTGCCGTCCGAGACCTCGAGGGCGTTGAACCCGAGCTCGCGCGCGCGATCCAGGTAGCGGTCGAAGCTTTGCTGCCAGATCGCGACCTCCTGGAACGTGCCGCCCGGCATGCAGGCCACCCCGTGGGCGGTGATGGTGCGGACCTTCTCCTTGAGCACGTCGTAGGCGAAGAACGCCGAGGTGCCGAAGGTGAGCTTGACGACGTCGATCGAGGGCGCCGCCACCTGCATGAGGTCGTCGATGGCATGGAGGCCGAGCCCTTTGTCGATCACCATCGTCCAGCCGCTGTCCCGGGGCTTCGGCAGGCGCTCGCGGACCGGAAGCTCGATCACGCCTTGCCAGGCCGGACGCGACGGTGGTTCAGGCATCGAGGAGGCCCTCCATGCAGTTGCGGGCGCCGCAGAGGGTCGTCCAGGCGCCCTTGATGGTCGCCCGGTCGACGAGGCCGCCCATGGCCGCCAGGCGGCGCGCCATCAGCTCCGGGGTGTCCAGGGACGGAAGCGGGAGCCGGTCGTACAGCAGCACCGTGTTGCCGTGCTTCTCGGTCGCGTTGTCGAAGAGGAGCTTCACCACCTTCTCCCGCCGATCGAGCCGCCCGACGATGGCCCGCTCCCGGCCCGACTCCACCCTGGGGCTCACGATCCGGAGGGATGGGCTCACCAGCACGTCGGCCGGGGTCTGGACGTGCCCGAGGTCGAGCGCGATCTTGGTGCCCCACGGGTCCATCGATGCCGGCAGCGTGAGTCCGAGGCGGTCGATCACACCCGGGAAGTCGTAGAGGAGGGTGCCGAGGCGGATGTTGTCGAAGAGCGAACCCTTGTAGACCTCGTACCCTCCGCCGGTGAGGCGGACATGCGTCATCTCGGTGGAGAAGATGGTCCAGCCTCGGGTCAGGCCCTCCAGCAGGAAGACGGTCTTGCCGGCCCCGGCGCCACCGGGAATGAGCCAGAGATCGCCCTTGTCGTCGACCATGGCGCTGGCGTGGAAGGACCATGTCTCGTGGTAGCGCTCGAGGGCCACGATCGCGTAGCGGAAGAGGAGCCCCAGGTTGCCGAAGAGAGTGTAGCGGCGATCCGAGCAGGTCGCCTCCAGCCCCGTCCAGTCCCCGACCGCCACCACCCGGTCGGCGGCGAAGACGACCTCGGGGGCAAGATCGCGCACGTCGAGGATGCGAAGCTCCGCGTCGACGGCCCGGCCGCCGCTCTCCCACGGGACCACGGCCACGCGGTGATAATCGGTGAGGAGCGACTGGGGCACCCGGTCCTCGAAATACTCCGAGCGGGTGATCAAGGCCCCGTTGTTCGAGACGAGGCCGAGTCGGGCGTGCACGATCTGAATCGCGCGGCGATGGAGGTCCACGGTCGGCTCCGAGGCGACTGTCTCCCGACTGTCCCAGATGAGGCTGGCCCTGTCAAGCGGGCCGGGTCCTCTCGGCCGGCTGCGCTGACCGGTGAAGCGTGAGGCGGCTGAGCCGATGCGCCACGTCGGTCGCGACTACCTGGGTGTACACTGCACGCTCGTGCCCGACATCGCGTTGACCCGCGTGATCGCGCTGGCCGCCTTGATCTGGACCTATATCGGCCTGACGATCGGGCGTGTTCCCGGCCTCCGGGTCGACCGGACCGGCGTCGCCATCATCGGGGCCGCCGTCGTGGTGGTCACCGGCGTGGTCCCGTGGGATCGCGCGGTCGCCTCGGTCGACGCGCACACGCTCGCCCTTCTCTTCGGGATGATGATCGTCTCGGCTTACCTCCGGCTCTCCGGGTTCTTCCACCTGGTGACCCTGTGGGCGGTCCGGCGGGCCCGGACACCGGCCGGGCTGCTGGCGGCGCTGATCGGCGCCGCCGGGGTGCTGTCCGCGGTGTTCGTGAACGACGTGATCTGCCTGGTCCTGGCCCCGCTCGTTCTGAGGATCACCCGGCAGCTCCGCCTGCCGCCAGTCCCCTACCTCATCGCCCTGGCGACGGCCGCCAACGTGGGCAGCGTGGCAACGCTGACGGGCAACCCCCAGAACATGCTGGTGGGCAGCTTCTCGGGACTGAGCTACCGGAGCTTCCTCTTCCGGGAGGCGCCGGTGGCGCTCATCGGCCTCGTCTGCGTGTTCGGCATCGTGTGGCTGGTCTACCGCAGCCAGCTTGGCGCCGTCATCGAGCCCGGCCAGATCGAGACCCACTTCGCCGTCCACTACCCGCTCATGATCAAGACCGTCCTCGGCGTCCTCGTCATGCTGGTGGCCTTCCTCGCGGGCGTCCCGGTCGCGCTGGTGGCGCTGGGCGGCGCGGCCTACACACTCCTCACGCGGCGAGTCAAGCCGGCCAAGGTCTACCGCGAGATCAACTGGGAGCTCCTGGTGCTCTTCACCGGGCTCTTCGTCCTGATCGGGGGCCTGGAAGCCACCGGCCTCACCGGGGAGCTCTTCCGATGGACGGCCGCCGCCCACCTCCACCACCCCGCGATGCTCACCGCCGTGAGCGCCGTGCTCTCGAATCTCGTCTCGAATGTCCCGGCGGTGCTGCTCTTCAAGTCGATCATTCCCACGTTCGCGGAGCCTGCGCGAGGCTGGCTCATCCTGGCCATGGCCTCCACGCTGGCGGGAAACCTGACGCTCTTCGGCTCCGTGGCAAACCTGATCGTGGTCGAGGTGGCCCGCGGCGCCCGGGTCGAGCTCCACTTCCTCGAGTACTCCCGCGTCGGGGTCCCGCTCACCCTGGTGACACTCCTCGTCGGCTGGCTCGTCCTGAGCCTCCTGCCCGTCTAGATCGTGGGAGGGGGCCTCGACGGCCCTCCGGAGACGGCGCGAGCCCGGCAGTGCCGGGCTCGGCGTGAGGCCGGCCCCGATCGGACCGGCCGCGTTTGAGGAATTGCGGTCAGGCCGCCGCCTTCTTGAGGGCCGGCTCCTGCTCGAGGTGCTGGGCCATGTGCCGCACGATCCGCTGGAGCTGGTCTTCGTCCGCCTGCTTCATCTGGTTCCAGAGCTGCTGGCAGTGCTGGCAATCTTTGGCGTCTTTCTGGAAGGTGTCGTAGCGGTGGAGCCCCTTGGAGATGACGGAGGCCGTCTCCATCAGGTTGTACGTGGCGTCCTTCAGCATCGTGTCCTCCTCGGTGGGCGATCGGGCCGTCGGTCCGTGCTGGATGGCGTGCAATCCCACGGCCGGTTTACCGGGATATCCGGCCTGGTACGGCGATTGCTCGACAGATCCGACCGAGGCATCGCGATTTCAGGAGGTTCGCTCATGAAGACTCGAATGACATGGCTGACGGCGCTCGGCCTCGGAGCCGGAACGATGTACCTTTTCGACCCCCAGGGTGGCAACCGACGGCGGGCACTGATCCGTGACAAGCTCGTCCGGACCGCCCACAAGGCCGCCGATGCGGCGGAGGTCACGGCGCGCGATCTCCGCAACCGGGCTCTCGGCGTGGCCGCCTCGACCCGGTCGCGATTCGCCGGCGGGCCGGTCGACGACCGCGTACTCGCCGAGCGGGTGCGGGCACAGCTCGGTCGGGCTTGCTCTCATCCCCGGTCGATCGTCGCCTGGGTCCAGGACGGCTCGGTCACCCTCAATGGCCCGATCCTGGCGGCCGAAGTCGACCGCGTGCTCTCGCGCGTGCGGGCGGTGCCCGGCGTACGCAATGTCGAGCATCGCTTCGACGTCCACGAGCGAGGGGACGACGTCCCGGGCCTCCAGGGTGGCGCGCCGCGCCACGTGCGGTCCGGCTTGATGCAGACCTGCTGGTCACCGACGTCGCGACTGGCGGCGGGGGCGGCGGGCATCACACTCGCCGCGATCGCGGCTCGATCGGGCGGCGTCGTCGGTGCGGCGACGGGGGCGGCGGGCCTGGCCCTGCTGGCCCGGGGGGCCACCAACCTCGAATTCCGGCGGCTCCTGGGAATCGGCACGGGGCGACGGGCCATCGACATCCGCAAGACCGTGAACATCGACGCCCCGGTCGAGGTGGTTTACGAGTTCTGGACTGACCTCGCGAGCTTTCCGCAGTTCATGTCCAACGTTCGCAAGGTGCAGGACCTCGACGACGGGCGGTCGCGCTGGACTGTCGCCGGACCGGCGGGGGTGCCGGTCGAGTGGGAGGCCGTCATCACGGACCTCGTCCCCAACCAGGTACTCGCCTGGGAGACAGCGCCCGGCTCCACGGTCGAACATGCCGGGCGCGTGCAATTCCGGACGAACCGGTTCGGCGGCACTCGGGTGGATATCCAGATGTCCTACGCGCCGCCGGCCGGCGCGCTCGGGCACGCGGTGGCGGCGTTGTTCGGAGCGGACGCCAAGAGCGAGCTCGATGCCGATCTCGCTCGGATGAAGACCCTGATCGAGACGGGACGACTACCCCGGGACGCGGCACAGTCGTCGAGCCGCGAGGCCTCCGGCTAACCGAAGTCGATCGGAGCGGACCATCCGACCGCGGAGCGGGCAGGTATGACCGCCAGGGCGCGAGCACCCTGGCTCGCCCAGATCCGGGGTGTGGCGAGCGGCCGGGCCCGCCACACCCCCATTACCGGAAGGAGTGGCAAATGAGAGCTGGACGGTCCCTCAGGCCGCTTCCGCCGTCTCGACCCGACGCGAGCCGTTACGGCGCGCGCTGATCTCGGCGCGCGCCTGGCAGGCGCTGCAGCGCTGGGCAAACGGGAGGGCCCTGAGCCGCGCGAGTCCGATGAAGTCCTCGCAGTCATGGCAGATCCCGTACTCGCCCCGGGTGAGCCGCTCGAGCGCCGCCTCGATCTGGGCAACCTGGCGGCCCTGGCGGTCCATGAGGGCGACCTGGATCTCGTCTTCCAGAGTCTCGGTGGCCCAGGCCGTGATGTCGGCCGTGCGGCCGGGCTCCTGGGTCCGCCGCCTGGTGACGACGCTTCGCACGGACTCCTTGAGCTGCGCGTGCCGTTCCTTCAAGAACTGCTCGATCTCCTTCACAACCCGCCGGTCCAGCTTCTCCTTGGTCTTCATGCAGCCCTCCTTTGGTGCGACTGCCGTCCGCCATGCATAGACCGTGCCGAGTTAGGGTGCCGGGAAATATCGCCGCCGACGGGGCACGAGCAACTTGAAAGCCTCAGGGTTGACACTAGAGTCAGGGCCCTAGGTTTGAAACCTTACACCCCTCCCCTGGTGAGAGAGATCAGGCGCGGACCTGGCGAACACCCGCCTCGCGGGCACAGTTGGCGCAGCAGAACATCTTGCTGTCGTTCTCCACGCCGTGGCCGATGATCCGACAGCCGCAGTGGTCGCAGGTGGGCGCCAGCGCATGGATCGCGCATTCGAAGCAGTCGAAGACGTGGCGCCGGCCCCGAGCATTGATCTCGATCGTCTTGTCGTACTCGTTTCCGCATACCTCGCATCGCGCCATGGGAGTGCTCCTCCTACCGCCGGCGGCGTCCTGGCCGGCAGGTGACCGGGAGGGTATGCAAGGAAAATACCGAGGGAAGAGATCCGATCAGGCTCGGCTGCTAGATTGCATATGGTGGTCTCCCAGCCCCCGCTCTGTCCAGACCTCGTCCCGGGCGACCCGTCAACCGCCTACGCGCACCTATAGGAGGAGAGTGAGCGATGCCGGAACGCGGCAAGATGGGCAAGATCGTCGGCCGGATCGACGGCGGCTCAGAGCCCGACGCCACCCTCTGGAGCCGGATGCGGGAATGGGTGTCCGGTGGATTTACCCGGATCGAGGACATCGTCTACATCGGGCTGGGCATGCTGCTGGCAGCCAGCGCCGTGGCCTTGCTGGCCGACGGGGCGTTCGCGTTCGGCCGGGCCATCCTGGGGGGTGATCTTCCCGGCCGCGTCGTCGCGCTGCTCGACCGCATCCTCCTCATCGTGATGATCGTGGAGATCCTCTATACGGTCCAGGTTTCCTTCCGGGAACACACACTCGTTCCGGAGCCCTTCCTCATCGTGGGCCTCATCGCCGCCATCCGGCGGCTCCTCGTGCTCACCGCCGAGTTCGGGAAGCTCCTGGAAATGGGCGAGGCCGCCTTCCGGAGCGCCGTTCTCGAGCTCGGGCTCCTGACCCTGATGGTCCTGGTGCTCGTCGCCTCGCTCGCGGTGCTCAGGCGGCGGGACGCCCCCGTCGGAGCCCAGCGCGGGTGACATGTCGGGACGAGCGTTCATCGGCGCCAGCGGCTACGTCTACCGGCACTGGCGCCAGCGGTTCCATCCCCGAGACCTGCCCGCGCGCCGGTGGCTATCGTTCTACGCCCGGCACTTCCGGACGGTTGAGCTGAACAACCCTTCGACCGCCTGCCCGCGGCCGACACGTTTCGGGCCTGGCGAGACACGGTGCCGCCAGGCTTCGTTAATGCCTTCGCCGTCCGGCACGCCCGCCGCCTCATCGAGTTCGTGGCACCGGAAGCCCGGCGCCGGGTCGGCACGGTTCTTGAACCGGATGACGGACTCAGAAGGGATCACGAGGTGAGCTATGCCTGAGGAGAAGACGGTCCGGCGGGCCCGGCAGGCCCGGCGTGAGGGCAAGGCCCCGACCACGCAGGCCGGGGAATTCGTCCACGAGGAGATCCAGCACGTCCGGGAGGGCAAGCACGGGGCTCGATCGACCAAACAGGCGATTGCCATCGGCCTTTCCAAGGCTCGGCGAGCGGGTGTGGACCTTCCCCCTCCGGAAAAGGGCCGCGTATCGGCAAAGACGCGTCGGAGCGCGCAGCGCGACTACGAAGCCGGCCAGGGCCGAGGCGGGCGGACGCCGTCGGCGCGCCGCTCGCGGGCCACGATGCGCGCGCTCAAGCGCGAGGGGCGTCAGGCGGCCTCGCGCCCGGCGCTTGCCCGGCAGGCCCGGCAGGCTCGGGGCAGCGCCCGCCGCCGGAAGGCCGCCTAGAGCCGGCGGCCGCCCCCCGCAGGGCAACCCCGAAGCGCCATGAATCGACCCCGGCCGACGGCGGGCTACGCCGAGCTCGATCCCTGCACCCGCGCGATCTACTGTCGCGCCCTGGCGGCGCTCAGGGACGCGCGGATACCCTTCCTCGTCGGCGGGGCGTATGCCTTCGCCCGCTATACGGGGATCGTGCGGCACACGAAGGACTTCGACGTCTTCCTGCACCGCCGGGATGTCGTGCGCGCCCTGGACACGCTCGCCCGGGCAGGGTACCAAACCGAGCTGACCTTCTCCCACTGGCTCGGCAAGGCGTACGAGGGCGAGGACTTCATCGACGTGATCTTCAGCTCGGGCAACGGCGTCGCCGAGGTCGACGACACCTGGTTCGAGTACAGTATCGAGGACGAGGTGCTCGGGCTCCCCGTGCTGCTCTGTCCCGCGGAAGAGATGCTGTGGTCGAAGGCGTTCGTCATGGAGCGCGAGCGCTTCGACGGAGCCGATGTCGCGCACATCCTGCGCGCGCGGGCCTCCGGTCTCGACTGGCCACGTCTGCTCCGCCGGTTCCAGGACCACTGGCGCGTGCTGCTCAGCCACCTCATCTTGTTCGGCTTCGTCTATCCCGCCGAGCGGACCTTGATCCCTGCGGAGGTCATGCAGGAGCTCCTCGGCCGACTCCGAGACGAGCTCGACACTGCCTCCCCCTGCGACCGGCTCTGCCAGGGGACACTGCTCTCGCGGGCCCAGTATCTCGATGACCTCGAGCGCGAGGGGTATCTGGATGCGCGGCGGCTGCCGCGGGGCAAGATGACGGACGAGGCCATCGCGCGGTGGACGGCGGCGATCGAGGAACCCCGAGCAGCCTCCGAGCCCCATGACGGCCGTTAAGGACACCGTCCGGCTGGCCGCGATGGCCGACATCCACTGCGGCACGACCGCCCCCGAGGCGCTCCGGCGCCTGTTCGTGGAGGCGAGCGAGAAGGCGGATGTCCTCGTGGTGTGCGGCGACCTCACCAACCACGGCCTGCCGGAGGAGGCCCGGACCCTCGCCAAGGAGCTGAGCGCCTCCCTGCGGATCCCCATCGTCGCCGTCCTCGGCAACCACGAGTACGAGTCCGGGCGCGAGGGCGAGATCCGTCAGATCCTCGTCGACATCGGCGCCAACGTCCTGGACGGGGACGCCTGCGAGATCGCCGGGATCGGCTTCGCCGGGATCAAGGGGTTCGGGGGCGGCTTCGGCGAGCGCGCGCTCCAGCCGTGGGGCGAGGAGATCATCAAGCGCTTCGTCCACGAAGCCGTCGACGAAGCCCTCAAGCTCGAGTCCGCCCTGGCTCGGCTCCGCACGCCGCACCGCGTGGCTCTCCTCCACTACGCGCCGATCCAGCAAACGGTCGAGGGCGAGCCGCCCGAGATCAGGCCGTTCCTGGGGTCGAGCCGACTCGAGGAGCCTCTGACCAACTACCCGGTCGCCGTGGTCTTCCACGGCCACGCGCACCACGGCCGCCTCGAGGGCCGGACGCGCGCCGACGTCCCGGTCTACAACGTCGCGATCCCGCTCCTGCTGGACACGTTTCCCGACCGGTCGCCCTTCTATCTGCTGGAGCTCCCGGCCCCTCCCCGGCCCGCGGCGTAGATCGGCACCTGCCGCGTGGCGCCGGCCGGTAGCGCCCTGGCGCCCGGCCCCGTGATCCGGGGTCGAGCAGGCCCGGTCAGGGGGTCACGCACGCCCAGGGTCGAGAAGACCCGAGAGCGTCGACCCCCGGCGCGACCGGGGCGGGCGTACCTGCTCGAACGTGCACAGGGAGGGCGCCTTGTCCGGGCGCCAGCGCAGGAACTTCGTCCCGTGGCGAAACCGGTCCTCGGAGAAGTGGTCGTAGCGCACCTCGCACACGAGCGCGGGGCGCAGCGGCTGCCACTCGGCGGAGCGTCCGCGGCTCCAGCGGCTGGGGCCGCCCGGGGCGTGCCCGGTGAAGCCGGGGGGCTCCACCAGCGGCTCCACGATAGGCTTGAGGGTCTGCCGCTCCTCCGCGGTGAAGCTCGACGCGAAGCCGACGTGATCGAGGAGGCCCGCTTCATTGTAGAGGCCGAGGAGCAGGGAGCCGATGGCCCCGCCGGCCGCGTACCGGAAGCCGCCCACCACGCAATCCGCCGTCCGCAAGCGCTTGACCTTCTGCATCGCGGTGCGATCGCCCGGGCGGTAGGGCGCCTCGAGCCGCTTGGCCACGATCCCGTCGAGCCCGCTCGCGCCGAACTCCCGCATCCAGCGCTCCGCCAGTCGACGGTCGCGGGTCGCCGGTGAGAGACGCACCGTGCCCTCCCCGGGCACGTCCGCGAAGAAGCGCTCGAGCTGCTCTCGCCGCTGAGCCAGGGGGAGCTGGGTCACGGCGCGGCCCTCGCGGTCGACCAGCAGATCGAACGCGAGGAAGACGGCCGGGGTCTCGCGGGCGAGCTTCCGGACCCGGCTCTCGGCGGGGTGGATCCGCTGGAGCAGGGCGTCGAAGGAGAGGTACCCTTCCACGGGAATCACGATCTCGCCGTCGAGGACGAAGCGCGCCGCGGTGAGCCGTCCGAGGGCCTGAACGAGCTCCGGGAAGTAACGGCTGAGCGGCTGAGCGCTCTTCGACTGGAGCACGACCTCGTCGCCGTCGCGGAAGGCCAGACAGCGGAAGCCGTCCCACTTGGGCTCGTAGAGCCAGCCTTCCCCGGCGGGCAGGCTCGTCACGGACTTGGCCTCCATCGGCGCCGCCGGGGGCCTGACCGGAAGGGCGAGGACGGGGAAGGCCGCGGCGAGGCTCTCGGCCGGCAGGGCCCCGGTCGCGACGTCGGCCGCGCCGGCCCCGGGGCGCCTGCGGGCGGTCACCGGCGCCGCGTGTCCGCCCGGAGCTCGGGCAGCGCCTGGCGGTGCTTCCAGAGGTCGGCCCAGGGGTCCGGGCCGGCGAGCCGCGACTCGAAGGTCCGGATGTTGTAGCGGGCGGGATCGAGCCTCGGGTCCACCTCGTCCCAGGCCAGCGGGGTGGAGACGGGGGCCTTCGGGCGTCGGCGCACCGAGTAGGGCGCCACGATGGTCTGGCCGAACGCGTTGCGAAGGGCGTCGGCAAAGACGCGCCCGCGTCGCTTCGCCTTCGACATCTCCACGGTCACGAGCTCCGGCGCGCGCTCGGCGAGTGAGCGGCCGACCGCCTGCGCGAAGGCGCGGACCGCGTCCTGCGTGGGACCCCGCCGCAGCGGCACCAGGACGTGCAAGCCGCGGCCGCCCGAGGTCTTGGGGTAGGAGGAGAGCCCGTGCTCCTCGATGATCTCCCGCAGCAGCCGGCCGGCCTTCGCCGCATCCGCGAACCGTCCCGAGCCGGGATCGAGGTCGAACGCGATCCAGTCCGGCCGTTCCCGGGATCCGGTCCGGCAGTTCATGACGTGGACGGCGATGCAGCCGAGATTGACCAGCGCGAGGAGGGTCTTGATCGATCCTCCGACCACGTAATTGACCGTCCGGCCGGCGCTGGCGGCGGCGAGCGGCGCGGTTCGCACGCCGGCCGGCAGGCCGTCGGCGAAGTTCTTCTGGAAGAAGCACTCGCCCCGCATGCCTTCCGGGCAGCGCTCGGCGGCGAGCGGCCGGTCGTCGATCCACGGAAGAAGCCGGGAGGCGATGGCGGCGTAGAACCGCACGACCTCGAGCTTGGTGATGCGCTCCTCCGGCCACCACACCTTGTCGGGATGGGTCACGGTGACGCCGGCGACCCGCACCGCCGCGCCGCCCGCCGCCGCGGGCGCCGCCCGCCGGCTCGGCGAGCGGCGGCGCTCAGGGCTCACGCGCCCTCCAGGTGAGCTCGCGCGGGTCCTTGTCCTGGCGCAGGCCGAGGAAGGCCGGCTGGCGCAGCTTCCCGTCGGCCGTCCACTCGGCGAAGGCGAGCTGAGCGACGAGCTCGGGACGGATCCACGTCACTCCGGCCTCGCGCGGGGGCGGATCGAATGGCGACCGCTCCGTCCGCAGCGCCTTCATCCTGGCACCGAGGTCGGCCAGCGTCGCGGCGGAGAATCCTGTCCCCACCTTGCCGACGAACCGGAGATGCGCGCCCTCGTAGAGGCCGACGAGCAGGGCGCCGAAGTGCGAGCGCTGCCCGGTGGGGGCCGTGAAGCCGCCGATCACGAACTCCGCCTCCTTGCGGCACTTCACCTTGAGCCAGCTCCGCGAGCGGCGCCCGGGCTCGTAGGGGGCCGCCTCGTCCTTGGCGATGATCCCCTCCCAGCCCCTCTTCTGGGCCACCCGGTAGGCGGCGAGCCCGTTGGGTCCTATGCGCCGCGACCGCATCAGCACACCCCGGGCCTGCCGGACGACCGTCTCCAGCGCGTGGCGGCGAGCCGACAGGGGCGTCGGGATCAGGTCCTGCCCGTCGCGCTCGAGGCAATCGAAGATGGCGAAGACCGGGCGGATCGGCTCGCCCATCGCCCGGCGCTGGAGGAGCTGGAACCGCGAGACGTCGTGGCGATCGAAAGCGACGATCTCGCCGTCGAGCACGAGGTCGCCGCCGGGGAGGGCACCCAGGGCTTCGGCGATCTCGGCGAAGTCCGCCGTGATGTCCTTGAGGTTGCGCGAGAAGAGGCGGACCTGCCGACGGCGACGATACGCGATGGCGCGATCGCCGTCATACTTCTCCTCGTATACCCAGCCCGGTCGATGAAACGGCTCGGGCACCAGCGTCGCCAGCATGGGCCGGATCAGCCCCTTCACCGGCGGCGAGCGACCTTCGGGGGATCGCCGGTCGCAGCCTTCGCCACGTCGCCGCCCTCGTCAGCCGCGATCTGAGCGAGGGACCGCCCGCTCACGACCGAGTGCGGGGCCGACACGGTGATGTCCTTGGTCGAGGCGTAGCGGTCGCGATGCTTGATCAGGAGCCAGTTGCGTCCCCGGAACCGGACCAGGGCCCAGGAGCCTTTGAGCTTCCGGCCTCTGAGGGTGAACTTGAGCTGCCCCTTGCCGAGGGCCGCGGCGACGTCCGCGCCGCTCTCCGGGACATACGTCCCGTGGTCCCACACCATGACGGTGCCGCCGCCATACTCGCCCTCGGGAATCACCCCTTCGAAGTCGGCGTAGTCGAGCGGATGGTCCTCGACGGCCGCCGCGAACCGCTTGACGGCCGG
Above is a window of Candidatus Methylomirabilota bacterium DNA encoding:
- a CDS encoding ATP-dependent DNA ligase yields the protein MTARRRPGAGAADVATGALPAESLAAAFPVLALPVRPPAAPMEAKSVTSLPAGEGWLYEPKWDGFRCLAFRDGDEVVLQSKSAQPLSRYFPELVQALGRLTAARFVLDGEIVIPVEGYLSFDALLQRIHPAESRVRKLARETPAVFLAFDLLVDREGRAVTQLPLAQRREQLERFFADVPGEGTVRLSPATRDRRLAERWMREFGASGLDGIVAKRLEAPYRPGDRTAMQKVKRLRTADCVVGGFRYAAGGAIGSLLLGLYNEAGLLDHVGFASSFTAEERQTLKPIVEPLVEPPGFTGHAPGGPSRWSRGRSAEWQPLRPALVCEVRYDHFSEDRFRHGTKFLRWRPDKAPSLCTFEQVRPPRSRRGSTLSGLLDPGRA
- the ligD gene encoding non-homologous end-joining DNA ligase → MKGLIRPMLATLVPEPFHRPGWVYEEKYDGDRAIAYRRRRQVRLFSRNLKDITADFAEIAEALGALPGGDLVLDGEIVAFDRHDVSRFQLLQRRAMGEPIRPVFAIFDCLERDGQDLIPTPLSARRHALETVVRQARGVLMRSRRIGPNGLAAYRVAQKRGWEGIIAKDEAAPYEPGRRSRSWLKVKCRKEAEFVIGGFTAPTGQRSHFGALLVGLYEGAHLRFVGKVGTGFSAATLADLGARMKALRTERSPFDPPPREAGVTWIRPELVAQLAFAEWTADGKLRQPAFLGLRQDKDPRELTWRAREP
- the ligD gene encoding non-homologous end-joining DNA ligase, with the protein product MSPERRRSPSRRAAPAAAGGAAVRVAGVTVTHPDKVWWPEERITKLEVVRFYAAIASRLLPWIDDRPLAAERCPEGMRGECFFQKNFADGLPAGVRTAPLAAASAGRTVNYVVGGSIKTLLALVNLGCIAVHVMNCRTGSRERPDWIAFDLDPGSGRFADAAKAGRLLREIIEEHGLSSYPKTSGGRGLHVLVPLRRGPTQDAVRAFAQAVGRSLAERAPELVTVEMSKAKRRGRVFADALRNAFGQTIVAPYSVRRRPKAPVSTPLAWDEVDPRLDPARYNIRTFESRLAGPDPWADLWKHRQALPELRADTRRR
- a CDS encoding DNA polymerase ligase N-terminal domain-containing protein produces the protein MNTLGEYRKRRRFAKTPEPAPARKTSRSGRLFVVQKHRASHLHYDFRLEVGGVLKSWAVPKGPSLDPAVKRFAAAVEDHPLDYADFEGVIPEGEYGGGTVMVWDHGTYVPESGADVAAALGKGQLKFTLRGRKLKGSWALVRFRGRNWLLIKHRDRYASTKDITVSAPHSVVSGRSLAQIAADEGGDVAKAATGDPPKVARRR